The following coding sequences lie in one Saimiri boliviensis isolate mSaiBol1 chromosome 6, mSaiBol1.pri, whole genome shotgun sequence genomic window:
- the BDNF gene encoding neurotrophic factor BDNF precursor form isoform X1: protein MFHQVRRVMTILFLTMVISYFGCMKAAPMKEANVRGQGGLAYPGVRTHGTLESVNGPKAGSRGLTSSLADTFEHVIEELLDEDQKVRPHEENNKDADLYTSRVMLSSQVPLEPPLLFLLEEYKNYLDAANMSMRVRRHSDPARRGELSVCDSISEWVTAADKKTAVDMSGGTVTVLEKVPVSKGQLKQYFYETKCNPMGYTKEGCRGIDKRHWNSQCRTTQSYVRALTMDSKKRIGWRFIRIDTSCVCTLTIKRGR, encoded by the coding sequence TTCCACCAGGTGAGAAGAGTGATGACCATCCTTTTCCTTACTATGGTTATTTCATACTTCGGTTGCATGAAGGCTGCCCCCATGAAAGAAGCAAACGTCCGAGGACAAGGTGGCTTGGCCTACCCAGGTGTGCGGACCCACGGGACTCTGGAGAGCGTGAATGGGCCCAAGGCAGGTTCAAGAGGCCTGACGTCGTCGTTGGCCGACACTTTCGAACATGTGATAGAAGAGCTGTTGGATGAGGACCAGAAAGTTCGGCCCCATGAAGAAAACAATAAGGACGCAGACTTGTACACGTCCAGGGTGATGCTCAGTAGTCAAGTGCCTTTGGagcctcctcttctctttctgctggaggaatacaaaaattacctggatgctGCAAACATGTCCATGAGGGTCCGGCGCCACTCTGACCCTGCCCGCCGAGGGGAGCTGAGTGTGTGTGACAGTATTAGTGAGTGGGTAACAGCGGCAGACAAAAAGACTGCAGTGGACATGTCGGGCGGGACGGTCACAGTCCTTGAAAAGGTCCCTGTATCGAAAGGCCAACTGAAGCAATACTTCTACGAGACCAAGTGCAATCCCATGGGTTACACAAAAGAAGGCTGCAGGGGCATAGACAAAAGGCATTGGAACTCCCAGTGCCGAACTACCCAGTCGTACGTGCGGGCCCTTACCATGGATAGCAAAAAGAGAATTGGCTGGCGATTCATAAGGATAGACACTTCTTGTGTATGTACATTGACCATTAAAAGGGGAAGATAG
- the BDNF gene encoding neurotrophic factor BDNF precursor form isoform X3, with amino-acid sequence MLCAISLCARGRKLRGAGRCGKFHQVRRVMTILFLTMVISYFGCMKAAPMKEANVRGQGGLAYPGVRTHGTLESVNGPKAGSRGLTSSLADTFEHVIEELLDEDQKVRPHEENNKDADLYTSRVMLSSQVPLEPPLLFLLEEYKNYLDAANMSMRVRRHSDPARRGELSVCDSISEWVTAADKKTAVDMSGGTVTVLEKVPVSKGQLKQYFYETKCNPMGYTKEGCRGIDKRHWNSQCRTTQSYVRALTMDSKKRIGWRFIRIDTSCVCTLTIKRGR; translated from the coding sequence TTCCACCAGGTGAGAAGAGTGATGACCATCCTTTTCCTTACTATGGTTATTTCATACTTCGGTTGCATGAAGGCTGCCCCCATGAAAGAAGCAAACGTCCGAGGACAAGGTGGCTTGGCCTACCCAGGTGTGCGGACCCACGGGACTCTGGAGAGCGTGAATGGGCCCAAGGCAGGTTCAAGAGGCCTGACGTCGTCGTTGGCCGACACTTTCGAACATGTGATAGAAGAGCTGTTGGATGAGGACCAGAAAGTTCGGCCCCATGAAGAAAACAATAAGGACGCAGACTTGTACACGTCCAGGGTGATGCTCAGTAGTCAAGTGCCTTTGGagcctcctcttctctttctgctggaggaatacaaaaattacctggatgctGCAAACATGTCCATGAGGGTCCGGCGCCACTCTGACCCTGCCCGCCGAGGGGAGCTGAGTGTGTGTGACAGTATTAGTGAGTGGGTAACAGCGGCAGACAAAAAGACTGCAGTGGACATGTCGGGCGGGACGGTCACAGTCCTTGAAAAGGTCCCTGTATCGAAAGGCCAACTGAAGCAATACTTCTACGAGACCAAGTGCAATCCCATGGGTTACACAAAAGAAGGCTGCAGGGGCATAGACAAAAGGCATTGGAACTCCCAGTGCCGAACTACCCAGTCGTACGTGCGGGCCCTTACCATGGATAGCAAAAAGAGAATTGGCTGGCGATTCATAAGGATAGACACTTCTTGTGTATGTACATTGACCATTAAAAGGGGAAGATAG